In the genome of uncultured Sphaerochaeta sp., the window TTTTCAAAATTGCTTTTGAAGACAAGAACATCGAGATCGTAGGCATCAATGACCTCACCGATCCCAAGACGCTTGCCCATCTTCTGAAATACGACTCCACCTATGGAGTATATGATAAGAGCGTGACTGTCGCAGAGAACGCTATTGTGGTTGATGGGAAGACCATTCCCGTGTACGCACTGCGCAATCCCGCAGAACTTCCCTGGAAAGAGCTTGGTGTTGATGTAGCCATCGAATCCACCGGCGTGTTCGCAGTAGCCGAGGGCCCGAAGGGCGGTTACAAGGATCACATCAAGGCTGGTGCCAAGAAAGTCATCCTCACCGTTCCTGCAAAGGACAAGATTGACCAGACTGTTGTTTGCGGCGTAAACGACGACAAGATCGACCACAGCCTGCTCGCATTCTCCAATGCTTCCTGCACCACCAACTGCCTTGCTCCCTTGGCAAAGGTTCTCCAGGACAACTTTGGCATCAAGCAGGGTCTCATGACCACTGTTCACTCCTACACCAATGACCAGGTCATGCTTGACCAGCCCCACAGTGATCTGAGAAGGGCAAGAGCTGGTGCTGTGTCGATCATCCCCACCACCACTGGTGCTGCAAAGGCTGTCAGTGAGGTTATTCCCGAGCTGAAGGGCAAGCTCAATGGCATGGCCATGCGCGTACCCACCCCGACCGGCAGCGTTGTCGACCTCGTGGTTGAGCTGGAGAAGGATGTGACGGTTGCTGAAGTGAATGCAGCAGTCAAGAAGGCCGCTGAGGGCGCTATGAAGGGTATCCTGGAGTACACTGAGGACCCGATCGTATCCCACGATATCGTTTCCAACAAGCACTCCTCGATCTTCGATGCCGCACTTACCATGAAAATGGGCGACAAGATGTTCAAGGTGATCAGCTGGTATGACAATGAGATGGGGTATTCCAACCGCGTTGTCGACCTTGCCAGAAAGCTGGTGAAATAACGAAGTATGCAGAATGAAGTCAGGCCTGTCGAAAACAGGCCTGATTTCCTTGCTGGGGACTGTCTTGCAGGCCAAGACGCGATCGATGAAGAGAGGAACACTATGATTCTTAATACCATTCGTGAGTGTGATTTCACCAACAAGAAAGCTTTGGT includes:
- the gap gene encoding type I glyceraldehyde-3-phosphate dehydrogenase, whose amino-acid sequence is MKIAINGFGRIGRNVFKIAFEDKNIEIVGINDLTDPKTLAHLLKYDSTYGVYDKSVTVAENAIVVDGKTIPVYALRNPAELPWKELGVDVAIESTGVFAVAEGPKGGYKDHIKAGAKKVILTVPAKDKIDQTVVCGVNDDKIDHSLLAFSNASCTTNCLAPLAKVLQDNFGIKQGLMTTVHSYTNDQVMLDQPHSDLRRARAGAVSIIPTTTGAAKAVSEVIPELKGKLNGMAMRVPTPTGSVVDLVVELEKDVTVAEVNAAVKKAAEGAMKGILEYTEDPIVSHDIVSNKHSSIFDAALTMKMGDKMFKVISWYDNEMGYSNRVVDLARKLVK